The Halomonas sp. HAL1 genome segment GCGTCCGAGCCAATTGAGTACCGCCTGCTCGCCAGCCGCATCCGTGACACAGTAAAGCTCCGTGCGGTTGCAGGTCGATAGCACCGCCGCTTCACTAATTTGTGGCAGATTTCGCAATTCAGCCAGCGCAGTGTCAAGCTGCGCAGGCGAAAAAGCCACCTGCTCACGCACGGCCACGCTGGCGGTACGATGATTTATTCCCAGGGCAAGAAGCGTCATGCGTTATGCGTCTTCGCTAGTGTGTCGGACTTTCGCCGACCGCCGATCTTAAAGCGGCCGCACCGTCAATTAGGGCTTGCTCAAACAAGTCTTTGGCGTGGTTCAAGCGCTGCCTATAAAATAGGCATAAAGATTGCTGACCACTTTTTCAAGGAGGAACATTCTATCACAGCAGGCTATCATCTGGCCCACACCACTTTGCCGCAGGCAGGCAAGCCGCTATGCTGAGCATTCGGCCACTTAATCGAGAGACGCATGCGACCTCGCTCTACACTTCTGGGCTCTACTGTTCTGAGCTTTTCATTGTTGCGCTTTGCTTTTCCAAGCTCTGCTGTACGGCGTTCGTCGCTGCTACCAGTGGCCGCCGCAGCGTTACTCCTGGGCGGCTGCCAATCGACGTCCAGCCAGCAGGATGGCCCGCTGGGCACATGGGCCGATGACCCAATGCGCGAGGCCCCGCCTATAACGCGAGGGCTAGATGCCGCAGGGCTTAGCACGCTGTTGGGGGCTGAACTGGCTGGCCAGCGAGGCGATTACCGCTCGGCAAGCCAGGGGTATCTTGAAGCGGCGCAGCGCTATCGCGAGCCAGCACTTGCCGAGCGTGCGACGTTCGCCGCCCGCTTTGGCAACGAGACCTCTTTAATAGAGGCTTCTGCGCTACGTTGGCGTGAGCTGGCCCCACAGGCAGAAGCGCCCAATCGCTTATTAGCAGCTTTTTCATTACAGCGCGGTGATTGGCTCGACAGCCTTGAGCAGCGTATTGATATTGTCGAAGCTGGCGGCCACGGAGATTTGACTGCCTTTGCAGAAATTGCGGTGGCGGAAGAAGCGCCACTTACCTTAATTGCTCAGCAGTTGCGCGCGCACCTAGCCCAGCCCAACGCTGACCAGTTAGAACATCACAGCGATGTACTGCTGGGCACAGCACTGATTGAAGCCGCCCTTGGCGATACCGCCGTTGCCCAGCGGCGGCTTGATCAAGTCGCGCTGCTGGACCCTGAATCAGCGGCGTTATGGTTGGTAAGAGCACGCCTTGCGCTAGAGACAGAAGACTACTCGGCTGCTCAGCGGGCGGCACAACAGGGCTTGGAACTCGCCCCTGATGATGTGCGATTTATTTTGCTACTGGCCCAGGCCGAGCTTCGCCTCAACAACATCAGTGCGGCCGAGACGCAAACTAACGCACTGCTGGAGAGCCATGGCGGCAACCAGGACCTGCGCTTATCTCTGGCACAGTTGTATCTGGAAGAGGGGCACCCCGAACCCGCCCAACGCCTGCTGCAGCCGCTGATTGGCCAGCCAGAGGTGCCTAATCTAGCCTATTACCTGCTCGGGGCGATTACCCAGGCCCAAGGCGATACCGACAACGCGTTACTCTATTACCGTCAAGTCAGCGAGGGGGATGAATTTGTGCCCGCTCGCGCGGCTGCGGCGCAAATGTTGATTGAAGAAGATCGCCTGCTTGATGCCCGCGCTTTTCTGCGCATCGAACGGATGCGTTTTGACAGCTACTTTACTGAGCTGGTGATGCTCGAAGTTCAGTTGTTGGACGAAACCAATCAGACCGAAGAGGCCAATGCGCTATTAGACCGTGAAATCACCCGCACACCGGATGATGCTTCACTACTTTATATGCGCGCTATGCGCAGCTGGGAAGCTGGCGAAATTGCGGGAATGGAGGCTGATTTACGTCAAGTGCTACGCACCGACCCTGACAATGCCGAAGCGCTCAATGCGCTGGGGTACACGCTGGCCGATCTCAACCTGCCTGGGCGCCTACAAGAGGCGTTTGAACTGATTGAGCGCGCCTACGAAGCCGACCCAAACAACCCTGCCGTACTCGACAGCATGGGCTGGGTCTATTTTCGCCTTGGGCAGCCAGAAGAAGCGCTTCCCTGGCTTGAAAGCGCCTATACACAGATACCCGATCAAGAGGTCGCTGCCCATTTAGCCGAGGTCTTGCAGGCACTAGGTCGTGAAGAAGAGGCGCGCCGTCTGATCGAGCAGATTATGCAGCGAACCAACCTGCATCCGCAGATTGACGATTTGCTTAAGCGCTATCCTGAACTAACACCGCAAGCGACACCCTAACGCTACACCATCCGATTGAGCGCACCGACCATGCTACTCTTGCGCCGTCATCACCTAACATGGAGCCTGTTTATGCCGACACTGACGTCCCTTCCTTTACGCTCACCCGTTGCCATTCTTTCCCCGCGACTATGGGTTGTGGGCCTTACTCTCTTGTTTCTTGCTGGGTGCGCGTCGCAAGGCCCGGTGGATGAAAGTGGCCGACAAGCAGGCCAGTGGGAGCGTCAACTGGCTGAGGTAGAGGCATTCGACACCTGGACGCTGGTGGGCAAAGCGGGCCTGCGTACCTCGCAAGAGAACGTCAGCGCCAATCTGGACTGGAATCAGACCCCTTACTATTTCCGCATGCTGATCAGCGGACCGTTTGGTGGCGGGCGCAATGTGCTTGAGGGCCGTGAAGGTCGCTTCTCACTCTCCAATAGCGATGGCCGCTTTGAAGCAGAAACGCCGGAAGCCTTAATGGATGAGCAGCTTGGCTGGTCACTGCCTGTTAGTGCCATGCCTGACTGGGTACGCGGCCTACCCGGCGAAAATGACGACTATCAGATGGAAACCGATGAACTCGGCTTCCCCAGCCACTTGGCACAAGACGGTTGGGAAATTGACTACCGTGACTGGGAACAGTTTGAAGGCATGTGGCTGCCGCGACGGTTAATCATGAACTACGACGATGTACGTATCACCCTGGTCGTTAATCAATGGCAAGCCAGCGACGAGTAAACCGTTCAAATGAATGCGCAGCTTAGATTACCCGCCCCGGCCAAGCTTAACCGCATGCTGCATATCGTGGGCCGTCGTGAAGACGGCTACCACACACTGCAAACGCTGTTTCAATTTATTGATCTTAATGATCACCTTACGCTGACAGCCCGCGATGATGGAGAGATCCATCTAACCCATGAGGTCAGCGGCGTAAGCCACGATGACAATCTGATTGTGCGTGCCGCCCGTTTATTGCAGCGCCACAGCGGCACCCGCTTAGGGGCCACCCTCACCATAGAAAAGCAGCTGCCCATGGGCGGCGGCTTAGGTGGCGGCAGTTCCAACGCGGCCACCACACTAGTGGGGCTCAATCATCTCTGGCAGCTTCATCTGTCGTTAGACGAATTAGCACGCTTAGGGCTGCAGCTGGGAGCCGACGTGCCTGTCTTTGTGCACGGCTATAGCGCCTGGGC includes the following:
- the ispE gene encoding 4-(cytidine 5'-diphospho)-2-C-methyl-D-erythritol kinase yields the protein MNAQLRLPAPAKLNRMLHIVGRREDGYHTLQTLFQFIDLNDHLTLTARDDGEIHLTHEVSGVSHDDNLIVRAARLLQRHSGTRLGATLTIEKQLPMGGGLGGGSSNAATTLVGLNHLWQLHLSLDELARLGLQLGADVPVFVHGYSAWAEGVGEQLTAVTLDTPWFVIIHPDISVSTLDVFQDPQLTRDSHPITMARALQGGAPEWRNDCEAVVKERYPPIAEALHWLAQHAPSRLTGTGACLFAAFETQQAAQAIAQLAGQRWPTWVARGLNTSPLHDALGFL
- the lolB gene encoding lipoprotein insertase outer membrane protein LolB, whose product is MPTLTSLPLRSPVAILSPRLWVVGLTLLFLAGCASQGPVDESGRQAGQWERQLAEVEAFDTWTLVGKAGLRTSQENVSANLDWNQTPYYFRMLISGPFGGGRNVLEGREGRFSLSNSDGRFEAETPEALMDEQLGWSLPVSAMPDWVRGLPGENDDYQMETDELGFPSHLAQDGWEIDYRDWEQFEGMWLPRRLIMNYDDVRITLVVNQWQASDE
- a CDS encoding tetratricopeptide repeat protein, giving the protein MREAPPITRGLDAAGLSTLLGAELAGQRGDYRSASQGYLEAAQRYREPALAERATFAARFGNETSLIEASALRWRELAPQAEAPNRLLAAFSLQRGDWLDSLEQRIDIVEAGGHGDLTAFAEIAVAEEAPLTLIAQQLRAHLAQPNADQLEHHSDVLLGTALIEAALGDTAVAQRRLDQVALLDPESAALWLVRARLALETEDYSAAQRAAQQGLELAPDDVRFILLLAQAELRLNNISAAETQTNALLESHGGNQDLRLSLAQLYLEEGHPEPAQRLLQPLIGQPEVPNLAYYLLGAITQAQGDTDNALLYYRQVSEGDEFVPARAAAAQMLIEEDRLLDARAFLRIERMRFDSYFTELVMLEVQLLDETNQTEEANALLDREITRTPDDASLLYMRAMRSWEAGEIAGMEADLRQVLRTDPDNAEALNALGYTLADLNLPGRLQEAFELIERAYEADPNNPAVLDSMGWVYFRLGQPEEALPWLESAYTQIPDQEVAAHLAEVLQALGREEEARRLIEQIMQRTNLHPQIDDLLKRYPELTPQATP